A part of Sporomusaceae bacterium FL31 genomic DNA contains:
- a CDS encoding lipid kinase translates to MKKFILVYNPVSGDAFFKYRLDDIIEKFLARNCVIIPFRTTRDNIELFMVLIQTVGADGVIISGGDGTVHEIINALLKTGVDLPVGIIPSGTCNDFASYAGLGQNIDDYVNTITSGSIVPVDIGRINDKYFLNVASAGLLSSVAHSVDSGLKNTLGKIAYYLKGLGEIPNFRSLSMTIRADDRVIQEDVFLFLILNSGTVGSMSNLIPARIDDGKLDLLVVKQCSIPELMTLFVGLLTGKNLTQHRSVIYLQARSLHIECTEEVESDVDGELGPKLPLEVAAIAGRLRLFCEKF, encoded by the coding sequence ATGAAAAAATTCATTTTAGTTTATAATCCTGTTTCAGGCGATGCTTTTTTTAAATATCGGCTCGATGATATCATCGAAAAGTTTTTAGCGAGGAATTGTGTTATTATCCCGTTTAGAACGACTCGGGATAATATCGAACTTTTTATGGTTCTGATCCAAACTGTTGGTGCAGATGGTGTAATTATTTCGGGTGGAGACGGAACTGTCCATGAAATCATCAATGCTTTGCTGAAAACTGGTGTGGATTTGCCTGTTGGTATTATACCTAGTGGTACTTGTAATGATTTTGCTTCTTATGCTGGTCTTGGTCAAAATATTGATGATTATGTCAATACAATTACAAGCGGGTCGATTGTTCCTGTTGATATTGGCAGAATCAATGATAAATACTTTCTCAATGTTGCCAGTGCCGGGCTGTTGAGTTCAGTGGCCCATAGTGTCGATTCCGGGCTGAAAAATACATTAGGAAAAATAGCGTATTATTTAAAGGGCCTTGGCGAAATACCAAACTTTCGATCCTTAAGTATGACGATTCGTGCCGATGATCGGGTGATTCAAGAAGATGTTTTTCTCTTTTTGATTTTAAATAGTGGAACTGTTGGCAGTATGTCGAATTTAATTCCTGCTAGGATTGATGATGGCAAGTTAGATTTGCTGGTTGTAAAACAGTGTAGTATTCCAGAATTGATGACTTTATTTGTCGGGCTATTGACAGGCAAAAATCTTACGCAGCATCGCAGTGTCATTTATCTGCAAGCAAGAAGCCTTCATATTGAGTGTACTGAAGAGGTTGAAAGTGATGTTGATGGTGAATTGGGTCCTAAGCTGCCATTAGAGGTCGCTGCTATTGCTGGCAGGTTAAGGCTTTTCTGCGAAAAATTTTAA
- the avtA gene encoding diaminopimelate aminotransferase: MAIINENYLKLPGSYLFAEIARRVTTFKNEHPTANVIRLGIGDVTKPLPPAIVKAMHDAVDEMAHAETFRGYGPEQGYSFLINKIIETDYAARGISLGDDEIFVSDGSKSDVGNIQEIFGINNIVAITDPVYPVYLDTNVMAGRTGELKDGMFEKVTYLPCNAENQFKPALPDHKVDLIYLCSPNNPTGTTLSKSELKKWVDYAKANDAIILYDAAYEAYIREEDVPHSIYEIEGAKEVAIEFRSFSKNAGFTGTRCAFTVVPKTVMGKKSNGEEYPLNKLWNRRHTTKFNGTPYIVQQGAAAVYTPEGQQQIKAIVDYYMTNAKIIREGLTSAGIESFGGINAPYIWLKTPNSMSSWSFFDKLLNEANIVGTPGTGFGPSGEGYFRLTAFGNRENTEEAVERIKTRLSL; the protein is encoded by the coding sequence ATGGCTATCATTAATGAAAACTATCTGAAATTACCCGGCAGCTATCTTTTTGCCGAGATCGCACGCAGAGTAACCACCTTTAAAAACGAACATCCTACTGCCAATGTCATTCGATTAGGTATTGGCGACGTTACAAAACCTTTGCCTCCCGCCATTGTTAAAGCTATGCATGATGCGGTTGACGAGATGGCTCACGCCGAAACTTTCCGTGGTTACGGACCGGAGCAGGGCTATAGCTTTTTGATTAACAAAATTATTGAAACCGACTATGCTGCTCGCGGAATTTCTTTAGGTGATGACGAAATTTTTGTAAGTGACGGTTCAAAGAGTGACGTTGGCAACATTCAGGAGATCTTTGGTATCAACAATATCGTCGCCATTACAGATCCTGTATACCCTGTCTATTTAGACACCAATGTCATGGCCGGTCGTACTGGCGAACTCAAAGATGGCATGTTTGAAAAAGTGACTTATCTGCCTTGCAATGCTGAGAATCAATTCAAACCAGCTTTGCCTGACCACAAAGTAGATTTAATTTACTTATGCTCACCTAACAATCCAACTGGTACAACCTTATCGAAATCAGAGTTAAAAAAATGGGTTGACTATGCAAAAGCCAACGACGCCATCATTCTATACGATGCAGCCTATGAAGCGTATATTCGCGAAGAAGACGTTCCTCACAGCATCTATGAGATTGAAGGTGCTAAAGAAGTAGCTATTGAGTTCCGTTCTTTTTCAAAAAATGCCGGGTTTACTGGCACCAGATGTGCATTTACTGTTGTTCCAAAAACAGTAATGGGCAAGAAATCCAATGGTGAAGAATATCCATTAAACAAACTCTGGAATCGTCGTCACACCACAAAATTTAATGGTACTCCGTATATTGTGCAACAAGGTGCGGCAGCGGTTTACACGCCAGAGGGACAACAGCAAATTAAAGCGATTGTCGATTACTATATGACTAACGCAAAAATTATCCGCGAAGGCTTGACTAGCGCTGGGATAGAATCCTTCGGCGGTATAAACGCACCCTATATCTGGCTTAAAACACCAAACAGCATGAGCTCTTGGAGCTTTTTTGACAAACTGTTGAATGAAGCTAATATTGTGGGAACTCCTGGAACTGGCTTTGGCCCATCCGGTGAGGGTTACTTCCGATTGACGGCTTTTGGTAACCGAGAAAATACTGAAGAAGCGGTAGAGCGAATCAAAACCCGTCTCAGCTTATAG
- the yvbX gene encoding putative glycosylase YvbX: MVLQEYRSCSRKGEEAVKKRIYILVLALLGMLYSNIAFAKPVAGHVVIVVDGQDKPIETGAIAFVDQYQIMLPVAVIKDYLYDNLSLDSDNKRVNFGLLLPKFRLETEHLDEFIYSGVDLNFSTKEISGQPYMNIYGLDKLLGINVTYHEISKNLIIQSGKNSFFSPLQLNKPRESQVFPGKINLVWDHVTKDSRNLEAESKITGLDVLAPTWFSIANEDGLVISKADMKYVQDAHTKGYKVWALVNNSFDRDLTRTILNNEWAKRNVIKQLLVYSSLYNLDGINIDFENVYDEDKGKLTEFVGELTAALKEQNIVVSIDVTIPSTTSYWSLCYDRSELGKIVDYVMVMTYDEHWRSSPVSGSVASQGWVDKGIAATLHSVPKEKLLMGIPFYTREWEETSENGRTIVKSRAISMAQANTIIAEQGLSPVWLQDKGQNYVEYHKAGKLYRIWLEDQKSIALKANLVHKYGLAGAASWRKDFEQPEIWDVLNATLKKSATHQLN; the protein is encoded by the coding sequence GTGGTTTTGCAAGAATATAGATCATGTAGCAGGAAAGGGGAAGAGGCTGTGAAAAAAAGAATTTATATTCTAGTGCTTGCGCTGCTAGGTATGTTGTATTCGAACATTGCTTTTGCTAAGCCGGTGGCCGGTCATGTTGTTATTGTTGTCGATGGGCAAGATAAACCAATTGAAACTGGAGCTATTGCCTTTGTTGATCAATATCAGATTATGCTTCCGGTTGCAGTTATTAAAGATTATCTATATGATAATCTAAGTCTTGATTCAGATAATAAACGGGTGAATTTTGGTTTGCTGCTGCCGAAGTTTCGGTTAGAAACTGAACATTTGGACGAATTTATCTATTCAGGTGTTGATCTGAACTTTTCCACGAAAGAAATTTCCGGACAACCTTATATGAATATTTATGGTTTGGACAAGCTGCTGGGAATTAATGTGACGTATCATGAAATAAGTAAGAACCTAATTATTCAAAGTGGTAAAAATAGTTTTTTTTCGCCGCTGCAGCTTAATAAGCCTCGCGAGTCCCAGGTATTTCCGGGTAAAATTAATCTGGTGTGGGATCATGTCACCAAAGATTCCCGCAATTTAGAAGCTGAAAGCAAGATAACAGGCTTGGATGTATTAGCGCCAACCTGGTTTTCAATTGCGAATGAAGATGGGCTGGTAATTAGCAAAGCAGATATGAAATATGTTCAGGATGCTCACACAAAGGGTTATAAGGTTTGGGCTTTAGTCAATAATAGCTTCGACCGGGATTTAACTCGTACCATTTTAAATAATGAATGGGCTAAACGCAATGTCATTAAGCAACTGTTGGTTTACTCCAGTCTCTATAATTTGGATGGGATTAATATTGATTTTGAGAATGTTTATGATGAGGATAAAGGCAAACTAACCGAGTTTGTGGGAGAACTGACAGCCGCTTTGAAAGAGCAAAACATTGTGGTCTCCATAGATGTTACCATCCCCTCAACAACTTCTTACTGGTCTTTGTGTTATGATCGATCAGAATTAGGTAAAATTGTCGATTATGTGATGGTAATGACCTATGATGAACACTGGCGCTCAAGTCCAGTCAGTGGGTCAGTAGCTTCGCAAGGCTGGGTAGATAAGGGAATTGCTGCTACGCTGCACAGTGTTCCAAAAGAGAAGTTGCTAATGGGTATTCCCTTCTATACGCGTGAATGGGAAGAAACCAGTGAAAACGGCAGGACGATTGTTAAATCACGGGCCATTTCGATGGCGCAAGCCAATACAATTATTGCTGAGCAAGGGTTAAGTCCTGTCTGGCTGCAGGATAAAGGTCAAAATTATGTTGAATATCACAAAGCAGGAAAACTTTATCGAATTTGGCTGGAAGATCAAAAGTCAATTGCTCTGAAAGCAAATTTGGTTCATAAGTACGGATTAGCAGGTGCGGCTTCTTGGCGGAAAGATTTTGAACAACCTGAAATATGGGATGTTCTCAATGCAACACTTAAGAAATCGGCCACCCATCAATTAAATTAA